The DNA sequence TCCAGTCGGCGTTGCACGCGGCGGCCTTGCCTTCGCCGTTGAACGCCTGCACGGCGAACACGACGACGCCGGCGAGCACGCCGAGGATCACGACGACGATGAGCAGTTCGATCAGGGTGAAGCCGTCCTCGTTAGCGCGGGCGGCACGCAGTCTTTCCAGCATGAGCTTTTCCTTTGCGTTGCAGGGGTTTCGGGGTGTTCCGGAATCAGCAGGCGGCCACCTCCGGGGAACGGGCCCCCTGCCAGGTGCCGGCGACCGCGCGCACGCTGACGTACACCTTGTTGTTGCCGGGCAGGGGGATGGTGGCCGACGTGGTCGTGGCGGTGCCCGCAACGGAAGCGGTGCCGCCCGGGGCGGTCGCGGTGAGAAGCTCGAAGCCCGGCGGCAGCGGAGCCGGGTAGTTCCAGCGCAGCGTGGCCGTGGGACTGCCGCCGCCGTTGTTGCACTTCGCCGAGTCGACGATGGGCTTGTCCGGTGTGGACAGTCGCAGGGCGGCCGCGCCGGCGGTGCCGGAGCCGCTTTTCAGCCACGCCGCTTCGGCCTGGCCGCCGATCGCCGTGGTCGCCAGCAGCGCGGCCGCGAAGATCACCCGGGTGGTGCTCACTGGCTCACCACCGTGACGGTCACCGGGATCGTGAACACCGCGCCCTGGCAGGAGTCGTCGGCGGAGGACGCCATCGACACCGCGGTGGTCAGGGTGAGGGTCGCGGTCGCCCCGGCGGCCAGCACGGAGTTCGGCTGCTGCGCGATCCAGGTGACGGCGCTGCCCGGGCAGGAGCCGGTCGCGGTCGGTGTGCCGTTGGCGGTGACTCCGCTGACCTTCACCCCGTACGGGTTGGGGTTGGTGATCCGGATCAGGGCGGTGCCGGAGGTCCCGGGGTAGAGCAGGCCGGTGGTGAGCGCCGCGGCGTCCACCGTCCCGGTCGACGGCGCGGACGCGGTGCCCGCCTTCGCGCCGGCCGTGCCGGCGCCGGAGCTCGTCCACGCCGCGACGGCGATCCCGCCGCCCAGCGTCGCGCCGACCACCGCGGTGACCACGAGCACGCGGCGCAGGGTCGGGTTGTTCATGGCTTGACCGCCGTTCCTGTGTACGTCAGGGGAAAGGTGAGGGCGCGGCACGCGTCGGGCGTGCCGGGGAGCATGTGCGTGGTGAGCGCGACGTCGGCGGTGCCTTTGCCGGGCACCGTGACGGGCGCGGCGAGCGCGTCCACCCGCACCGACGAAGCCGGGCAGGCCGCGACCGTCCGGCCCCGGTCGTCGACGGGCTTGCCGACCGCTGCCGACACCGTCTCGACCCGGATGGGGAAGTTTTCGGCGTTGCCGAGCCGGATCCACCGCGTCCCGGTCGCCCCGGGGAAGAGTGCGGTGGCCCGGCCCGGCACGTCGCCGATGGCGAACTGTTTGATGCCGTTGCCGTTCGCGGTGTTCGCCACGGGCGTCGGGGCGAGCGCGAACCACCCGAGCAGGACGGCCGCGAGCGCGCCGATCCGCCGCCTGGACATCGTTCGGATCAGGCGTTGGAGGACAGCGTGGCGGTGAGCGGCAGCGTGAACGTCTGGCTCTTGCAGGCGTCGGTGGCGTTGCCGTTCATGGTCGCGGTGAGGGTGTAGGTGCCTTCGCCGTGCGCCAGGATGGTGCCCGCCAGGTCCCCGGGGACGCTCGTCACGGTTCCGGCGGCGCAGCCGTTGACCGCGTTCGAAGAGCCGTTGCTGATGCTGTTCACCACGACCGGGTAGTCGTTGGGGTTGGAGATCTTCACCGTGAAGGTGGTCGAGCCGCCGGGGTAGAGCGCGCTGCCCGAGTTGCCGGGCGTGATCACCGAGGCGACATCGGTCTTCGAGGTGACCGTGCCGGTGCCGGCGCCGGTGCTCGTCCAGGCCGCGTAGGCGACACCGGCGACGACGACCGCTCCGGCAGCGCCGAGGACGATGGCGGACCGCTTGCTGATCTTGCGCATGGGTTCTCTCCAGGAATTCGCTGTGTCGGGGAGGCCCGGGTGGACCGTCACGAAGAGTGTGCGAATCCGGGTGTGCCCAGCACCTCAGGCGACCGGCCCGACTGCGAAGGACAGAGGTCCCTTGCGCCGTTCGGCCCAGCGTGTTACGCGCGCGGGATCGAGCCGCCGCGACCGTGTTTCACCGCGGAAGAGTTCCGTTGCGGGACCGTGACCTGGGGTGATGCGCACCCGTTCGGCCGAATGGCGGCGGCCGGTGCGGAGGCTTCGCGGCGGGCTCTCCGAAGGCCGCCGGCGGGGTCCGGAGTGCCGTCCCCGGGCCCTGCGCGGTGATGACTTTCGGTAACAATTCTCCGCGTGCTGAAACGCACCCGCCGAAGACCCTCCGGGCGGCCCTTGACGCGCCTCCCGGCGTCCCCCGATCATTCCCGTCGCTCACCCCCGGGAGAACGAGGTACCCCGTGAAGAACCGCCTCGCCGTCGTGGTCCTCGTGTGTGCGGCCGCCGTGCTGGTCCCGGCCGCCGCGCACGCCGATCCCATCGACGGCGGCACCTTCTCCGTGCTGAGCTACAACGTCGCCGGGCTGCCCGAAGGCATTTCGAGCGCACCGACCCCCCGCGAGCCCGCCACGACGGCGATCGGGCAGCGGCTGGGCCCGTACGACGTGGTGCACGTGGAGGAGGACTTCAACTACCACGCCACGCTCTACGCGGCCGACCACCACCCGTACCGCACCCCGACGAGCGGCGGCGCGGGGATCGGCAGCGGCCTGAACACGCTGTCCTCGCTGCCCTACGACACCGGCGACTTCGAGCGCGTGCGCTGGAACTCGTGCCAGTTCGACTCGGGCGACTGCCTCACCCCCAAGGGGTTCACCTTCATGCGGCTGAGGCTCGCCGAAGGCGTGTACGTCGACACCTACAACGTGCACACCAACGCGGGCACGAACGACGGCGACCAGGCGTCGCGCGCGTCGAACCTGGCGCAGCTGACGGCGTTCATCCGCACCCGCTCGGCGGGCAACGCGGTGCTCGTCCTGGGCGACACGAACACGCGCTACACCCGCGCGGCGGACACGATCGCCGCGTTCGCCGCGGACAACGGCCTCACCGACGCGTGGGTGAAGCTCGTCCGCGGCGGGACCGCGCCCGCGCCGGGCAGTCCCGCGCTGGTGTGCGACCCGCAGCACGTCACCGACGACTGCGAAGTCGTCGACAAGGTCCTCTACCGCGGCAGCCCGCTCGTGTCCCTCGGCGCGACGGCGTACCACAACGAGCACGCGGGGTTCCTCGACGACGCGGGCCGGATGCTGTCCGACCACGACCCGGTCAGTGTCCGCTTCGACTGGACGCGCAACCCGGAACTGCGCCTGTCCGACCAGTTCGGCGGCCCGCACGGCGACTACTTCACCGACGTCGCCGCCCTCCCGCCGGGCGCCCGCGTCCGGACGCTGTCGCTGCGCGCCGGCTCGCGGGTGGACCAGCTCGGGGTGACGCTCGAGAACGGCACGGTGCTGACCCACGGCGGTGCCGGCGGGACGGCGGCCGCGCTCACCCTCGGCGCCGGCGAGTACGTCACGGAAGCGACGGTGTGCCAGGGCAGCTACCAGGGGCGGACGCGGATCTTCTCGGCGGCGTTCACGACCAGCACCGGCCGCACCCTCGCGGGCGGCTCGGTGACGCCGGACTGCGTGACGCGCACGACACCGGCGGGCTGGCAGCTCGCCGGCTTCCACGGCCGCGCCGGCGGCGAGGTCGACAAGGTCGGGTTCGCCTACACCCGGCGCTGAGCGGTGCGCCGCGCGGACCAGCCGAGCAGGGCCAGTTCCACGAGCGCGAACCCGGTCAGCACGGCCGATCCGGGTGCCAGGAGCATCGCCAGCCCGACGAGCAGCACCGGCAGCACGAGACCCGCGTAGGCGGCGAGGAACAGCGCCGCCAGCACCTCGCCGCGGGTGCGGTCGTCCGCGAGCGCCGCCACCGTCCCGGCCGACGCGCGGAAGCCGAGGCCGAACCCGGCGCCCGCCAGCACGCTCGCGGCGAAGAACAGTGGGAGTGAAGCCGCGAGCGCCGACGCCGTCAGCAGCGCCAGCCCGGTGCCCATCAGCACGTACCCGGACTTGAGCTGCGGGCGCGTGCCGAGCCGTGAGAACGCGATCTGGGCGAGCGCCGCGCTGCCCAGCATCGTGAACGGCGCGACCCCGGCGAGCAGGCGTGACGGCTCGTGCAGTTCGTGGGCCAGCAGGGCCGGGGCGAGCGCCATGAACAGGCCGCTCAGCGCGAACGCGGCGAACGCGCCGAGTGCGGCGCCGGTGAACTCGCGCCGGGCGGCCGGCGGCAGCGAGAGCCGCTGCGGGCGGTAGGCCGGGCGCTCTTCCCGGCGTTCCACCGTCTCCGGCACCAGGCTCACCGCGATCGCTTCGAGCAGGAGCACGACCAGGAACACCGCGAACGGCGTGCTGAGCGGGTGGCCGGCGAACCGCGCGAACAGCCCGCCCACCAGCGGGCCGAGCGCCAGGCCGCCGGCGTTCACCACGGTCGCGGTGAGGGCGGGGGCGCGCAGCTCGGACAGGTGCGCGGTGGCGGTCGCGGTGAGCACGCCGATGCCGGCGCCGCTGACCAGCCGGGCGACGATCAGGCCGGGGACATCCGGCCACAGCAGGAACAGCGCGGCGGCGAGGGCCTCCGCGAGCAGGCCGGCGAGCAGGACGCGGCGGCGGCCCAGCCAGTCGCTGACGTGCCCGGCCAGGTACAGGCTCAGCATCACCCCGACCGCGTACGCGGCGAAGACCACCGTGACGAGGAAGGCGGGGAAGCCGTCGCGCTGCTGGTAAAGCGCGTACAGCGGGGTCGGCACGGTGGAGAACGCGAGCGCCGTCGCGAACGCGACCGCGACGACGCGGAAACCCAGCCCGTGGCTCACGCGGAGCCGGGCGGGGGACAGGGTGACGGACATCGGGACCTTCCGGGACGCCGGGGGATCTTCCGCTGTCCACGATGTCCCCGCCGACTCAGCAAGTCCAACGAAAAGTGCTGGTGCCAGTTATCGCTCGCGGCGATAAGTTGGGCGGATGGAGACACGTCAGCTCGAGTACTTCGTCGCCGTCGCCGAGGAGCTCAGCTTCACCCGGGCCGCCCAGCGGGTGTTCGCGGTGCAGTCCACCGTGTCCGCCGCCGTGCGGTCCCTCGAAGCCGAGCTCGGCACGCGGCTGTTCGACCGGTCCACCCGCCGGGTCGCGCTTTCCGCGGCGGGCACGGCGTTCCTGCCCGAAGCCAAGGCCGCGATCGAGGCCCTCGAACGGGCGCGCGCGACCGTGCAGGAGGCGTCGGAGGGACTGCGCGGCAGCCTCCGCATCGGCACGCTGACGTCGATCGGCGGTGTCGACCTGCCCGCGCTGCTCGGGGCGTTCCACCGGCGCTACCCGCTGGTGGACATCCACGTGACGGTGTCGATCACCGGGTCCACCGGGCTGGCCGAAGAGGTCCGCCGGGGGCGCCTCGACGTCGCGCTGGTGGGCCTGCCCGAGAGCGACCTCGCCGGGCTGGCCGTGCTGCGGGTCGACACCCGGCCGTTCGTCGTGGTGCTGCCGGCCACGCACCGGCTCGCGGCCCGCAAGGCGGTCCGCCTGGCCGACCTCGCCGGCGAAGCCTTCATCGACACGCCGCGCGGGTTCGGCAACCGGGTGCTGCTGGACCGCGCCTTCGACGCGCTCGGCTCGCCGCGGCGGGTCACCGTCGAGGTCGCCGACCTGCGCCCGGTGCCCGGGTACGTGCGTGCCGGGCTCGGCGTCGCGGTCGTCCCGGAGACGCCCGCCCCGGCCGAGGCGGACGTCGTGGTCCGGCCGCTGGCGGGCGCCGGGCTCGACTGGCCGCTCAACCTGGTCACCGCCGGGGCGAAGCCGCCGAGCCGGGCGCTGCGGACGCTGCTCGACCTCGTCGAGAGCAGTATTTGAACGTGTTCAACTCTTTCGGTACGGTGGGGCCATGAAGGTCGTGATACCGGGAGGGACCGGACACCTGGGGCGCGTGCTCAGCCGCGCGCTGGCCGGGAGCGGGCACGAGGTCGTCGTCCTGACCCGAGGGGAAGCCGCCGCGGCGCCGGGGGTGCGCCACGTCCGCTGGGACGGGCGGAGCGCGGGGCCGTGGACGCGCGAGATCGACGGCAGCGACGTCGTCGTCAACCTGGCGGGCCGGTCGGTGAACTGCCGCTACACCCAGGCGAACCTGCGGGAGATGTGGAACTCCCGCATCGACTCCGCGCGGGTCGTCGGCGGCGCGATCGAGCGCGCCGTCCGGCCGCCGCGGGTCTGGCTGCAGATGAGCACGGCGACGATCTACGCCCACCGCCACGACGCCCCGAACGACGAAACCACCGGCGTCCTGGGCGGCGACGAACCGGACGTGCCGGCGTACTGGTCCTACAGCGTCGACATCGCCCGGGCGTGGGAGCGCGAGCAGCAGCTCGCCGGCACGCCGAGCACGCGCAAGGTCGCGCTGCGGACGGCCATGGTGATGAGCCCGGAGCCCGGTGGCGCGTTCGAGATGCTGCTGCGCCTGACGAGGCTGGGCCTGGGTGGCCCGGTCGCCGGCGGGGCGCAGTACATGTCGTGGATCCACGAGGCCGACCTGCTGCGGGCGATCGACTTCCTCATCGGGCACGACGAGCTGAGCGGCCCGGTGAACCTGGCGGCCCCGGAACCGTTGCCCTACCGGGAGTTCCTGCGGGCGCTGCGCGCGGCGGCGGGCGTCCCCTTCGGGCTGCCCGCGACGCGGTGGCTGGC is a window from the Amycolatopsis sp. cg9 genome containing:
- a CDS encoding jacalin-like lectin codes for the protein MKNRLAVVVLVCAAAVLVPAAAHADPIDGGTFSVLSYNVAGLPEGISSAPTPREPATTAIGQRLGPYDVVHVEEDFNYHATLYAADHHPYRTPTSGGAGIGSGLNTLSSLPYDTGDFERVRWNSCQFDSGDCLTPKGFTFMRLRLAEGVYVDTYNVHTNAGTNDGDQASRASNLAQLTAFIRTRSAGNAVLVLGDTNTRYTRAADTIAAFAADNGLTDAWVKLVRGGTAPAPGSPALVCDPQHVTDDCEVVDKVLYRGSPLVSLGATAYHNEHAGFLDDAGRMLSDHDPVSVRFDWTRNPELRLSDQFGGPHGDYFTDVAALPPGARVRTLSLRAGSRVDQLGVTLENGTVLTHGGAGGTAAALTLGAGEYVTEATVCQGSYQGRTRIFSAAFTTSTGRTLAGGSVTPDCVTRTTPAGWQLAGFHGRAGGEVDKVGFAYTRR
- a CDS encoding MFS transporter, translating into MSVTLSPARLRVSHGLGFRVVAVAFATALAFSTVPTPLYALYQQRDGFPAFLVTVVFAAYAVGVMLSLYLAGHVSDWLGRRRVLLAGLLAEALAAALFLLWPDVPGLIVARLVSGAGIGVLTATATAHLSELRAPALTATVVNAGGLALGPLVGGLFARFAGHPLSTPFAVFLVVLLLEAIAVSLVPETVERREERPAYRPQRLSLPPAARREFTGAALGAFAAFALSGLFMALAPALLAHELHEPSRLLAGVAPFTMLGSAALAQIAFSRLGTRPQLKSGYVLMGTGLALLTASALAASLPLFFAASVLAGAGFGLGFRASAGTVAALADDRTRGEVLAALFLAAYAGLVLPVLLVGLAMLLAPGSAVLTGFALVELALLGWSARRTAQRRV
- a CDS encoding LysR family transcriptional regulator → METRQLEYFVAVAEELSFTRAAQRVFAVQSTVSAAVRSLEAELGTRLFDRSTRRVALSAAGTAFLPEAKAAIEALERARATVQEASEGLRGSLRIGTLTSIGGVDLPALLGAFHRRYPLVDIHVTVSITGSTGLAEEVRRGRLDVALVGLPESDLAGLAVLRVDTRPFVVVLPATHRLAARKAVRLADLAGEAFIDTPRGFGNRVLLDRAFDALGSPRRVTVEVADLRPVPGYVRAGLGVAVVPETPAPAEADVVVRPLAGAGLDWPLNLVTAGAKPPSRALRTLLDLVESSI
- a CDS encoding TIGR01777 family oxidoreductase, which gives rise to MKVVIPGGTGHLGRVLSRALAGSGHEVVVLTRGEAAAAPGVRHVRWDGRSAGPWTREIDGSDVVVNLAGRSVNCRYTQANLREMWNSRIDSARVVGGAIERAVRPPRVWLQMSTATIYAHRHDAPNDETTGVLGGDEPDVPAYWSYSVDIARAWEREQQLAGTPSTRKVALRTAMVMSPEPGGAFEMLLRLTRLGLGGPVAGGAQYMSWIHEADLLRAIDFLIGHDELSGPVNLAAPEPLPYREFLRALRAAAGVPFGLPATRWLAAIGAFVLRSDPELLLKSRFVVPGRLLAAGFEFGFPAWPAAAADLVRGPLRTVS